One segment of Hippopotamus amphibius kiboko isolate mHipAmp2 chromosome 2, mHipAmp2.hap2, whole genome shotgun sequence DNA contains the following:
- the LOC130844475 gene encoding NUT family member 2G-like, which translates to MWSAAGWGGMCVKADSLSKGGRSVTQRQEDIFCVIRRPMTPVPINQVHRAVYLVLLDRCFRQLDHNGTWLMPASQFVSLSVRGSWKGKDHRQSYSHNQSSAVLGTDVTMNPGASLSPFTAVPFAPPVPGPQHWPPREQHPPPPMTPSFPPGSTLLLPAFPTTPLLAHGGHGPSAPGACNVIFQVSSEGRPVEPPQTQTFVLTQAPFNWRIPGALSGSAVCPASIFLASPAMETIVTAPDVGVTQAGMGGWTPSFLPRAPPPAAQLVPIIPPANSGPRPQGTSREGNLATNQSKAAQDDSCNPKSVCENFRRWQRFKPLARRHLPQSPDAEALSCFLIPVLRSLAHLKPTMALEEREQLAVQEWQRTSNFDRMIYYEMAEKFMEFEAEEEMQIQKLQWLQGVQGLPPPAPLKLDPRGPPVPNVGLQPACAPRKASRRAQPTRPKPHRSQRPLGPKAPEEIPPGAVREYVDIMEVLVGPVHSATGESDAECGEDGSELKQEEDGTYPDPDLLSYIDQLCSQEDFITKVEVVIHPRFLEELLSPEAQLDLLALAEELEQEEGLTLEELVQKRLLALKEDKGARAPPSHSAPRMDSSHSESSAGQGAQRHDRGPQLGVCDDACPPEMDFKALHRLSQTDTGLSRPKGFVPSPRHQELPPFRAARPSPPQGQRRPGPRLGPRDTSILRGASPVEEARGPRDGSSEDEGDLPSLAFLLASEHNLLPRGLCLSPAPASGLVGPGGWGTQRAPQGPSPQGTGLSPAPPAAAKSRKRAPCGGPAAGEKLPVPGADLGVSGRPALALGLDRPTQPRKRRCDPFASGGRRKRHCSQ; encoded by the exons ATGTGGAGTGCGGCTGGTTGGGGTGGAATGTGTGTGAAGGCTGATTCCCTTTCCAAAGGGGGAAGGAGTGTCacccagaggcaggaagacaTCTTCTGTGTTATTAGACGTCCTATGACACCTGTTCCGATTAACCAGGTGCACCGTGCTGTGTACCTTGTTCTCCTGGACAGGTGCTTCAGACAACTTGATCACAATGGCACCTGGCTCATGCCCGCTTCTCAGTTCGTCTCACTTTCCGTTAGAGGGAGCTGGAAGGGGAAAGACCACAGGCAGTCTTACTCCCACAACCAAT CATCTGCAGTGCTGGGAACGGATGTGACCATGAACCCTGGTGCCTCCTTGTCTCCTTTCACGGCAGTGCCCTTTGCTCCACCTGTTCCTGGCCCCCAACACTGGCCACCCCGGGAGCAGCACCCGCCGCCCCCCATGACCCCATCTTTCCCTCCTGGCAGCACCCTGCTGCTGCCAGCTTTCCCCACAACACCTTTGCTGGCTCATGGTGGCCATGGCCCCAGTGCCCCTGGGGCTTGCAACGTCATTTTCCAAGTCAGCTCAGAAGGGAGGCCAGTAGAGCCCCCCCAGACTCAGACCTTTGTCCTTACTCAGGCCCCCTTCAACTGGCGCATCCCAGGGGCCCTCAGTGGGAGTGCTGTTTGTCCTGCATCCATATTCCTAGCAAGTCCTGCGATGGAGACCATTGTGACTGCTCCAGATGTTGGAGTGACTCAGGCTGGCATGGGAGGCTGGACCCCCAGCTTTCTTCCTCGAGCGCCACCACCAGCTGCCCAGCTGGTGCCCATCATCCCCCCAGCGAACTCTGGGCCACGGCCACAAGGCACTTCCAGGGAGGGCAACTTGGCCACCAACCAGTCCAAGGCCGCGCAGGATGACTCCTGTAACCCCAAGAGCGTGTGCGAGAACTTCCGACGTTGGCAGCGCTTCAAGCCCCTGGCCCGGAGGCACCTTCCGCAGAGTCCTGATGCAGAAGCTCTTTCCTGCTTTCTCAT CCCAGTGCTGCGATCCCTGGCCCACCTGAAGCCCACCATGGcactggaggagagagagcagctGGCCGTGCAGGAGTGGCAGCGCACCAGCAACTTTGACCGCATGATCTACTACGAGATGGCGGAAAA GTTCATGGAAtttgaggcagaggaggagatgcAGATTCAGAAGTTGCAATGGCTACAGGGGGTACAgggcctgcctcccccagccccactgaaGCTGGATCCTCGGGGGCCCCCAGTCCCGAACGTGGGCCTTCAGCCAG CCTGCGCTCCCAGGAAGGCCAGCCGCAGGGCCCAGCCTACCCGCCCGAAGCCACACAGATCCCAGCGGCCCCTGGGGCCCAAGGCACCCGAGGAGATTCCCCCTGGGGCTGTGAGAGAGTATGTGGACATCATGGAGGTACTGGTGGGGCCTGTCCACTCAGCCACGGGCGAGTCAGATGCAGAATGTGGAGAGGACGGAAGTGAGCTGAAGCAGGAGGAGGACGGGACCTACCCGGACCCAGATCTCCTGAGCTACATTGACCAGCTGTGTTCCCAGGAAGACTTCATCACCAAG GTGGAGGTGGTCATTCACCCTCGATTCCTGGAGGAATTGCTTTCCCCAGAAGCACAGCTGGATCTCTTGGCCCTAGCTGAGGagctggagcaggaggaaggaCTCACCCTTGAAGAG CTGGTGCAGAAACGACTCCTGGCCTTGAAGGAGGACAAGGGTGCGCGAGCACCCCCCAGTCACAGCGCACCCCGAATGGACTCAAGTCATTCTGAGTCCAGCGCCGGGCAAGGTGCCCAGAGGCACGACCGAGGCCCCCAGCTCGGGGTCTGCGATGACGCCTGCCCACCAGAGATGGATTTCAAGGCCCTTCATAGGCTCAGCCAGACAGACACTGGCCTGTCCAGGCCCAAAGGCTTTGTTCCCTCTCCCAGACATCAGGAGTTGCCTCCATTCCGGGCTGCACGGCCGTCCCCTCCCCAGGGTCAAAGGCGCCCTGGCCCTCGACTGGGCCCCAGGGATACCTCCATTCTCAGAGGAGCCTCTCCTGTTGAGGAGGCCCGAGGGCCCAGGGACGGGTCCAGTGAGGACGAGGGGGacctccccagcctggccttcCTCTTGGCCTCTGAGCACAACCTCCTGCCCCGGGGCCTGTGCCTGAGTCCTGCCCCTGCCTCGGGGCTGGTCGGCCCTGGAGGTTGGGGGACCCAGAGagctccccagggcccctcccctcAGGGAACAGGCCTCAGCCCAGCTCCGCCAGCCGCCGCCAAGTCTAGGAAGCGGGCTCCGTGTGGAGGCCCAGCTGCTGGTGAGAAGCTGCCTGTCCCCGGGGCTGACCTAGGGGTCTCTGGGAGGCCAGCCTTGGCTCTGGGGCTGGATCGCCCCACACAGCCGAGAAAGAGAAGGTGTGACCCCTTTGCCTCAGGGGGCAGGAGGAAGCGGCACTGCAGCCAGTAG